The genomic segment gcccccaaaaaaaaaagaaagatcactCTCTTCAGTTAAAGATACCAGAGAGATTCAAGAAGGGATGAGTAGGGTCGGGTCTGAAATCGACGCTGCGGAGAAAAACATATTCTTCGGTCTCAATGACCGTCACGAGGCCGACGTAAGGTCCTCCCCGGTTGAGTTTTCTGATGGTAATTAATGTCGGATTCTATAGTTTGTTGGAAGGTGTGGGTGAAACAGGCAAAACgtggaagaaaacaaaatagtgtGGTCCTGGTGGATAGCTAGCCATCTGATTTGGTTGGTTTGAGAGAATTAAATCCTCAGGTCATATGTATACATACCGCATATCATTGATATGCGTATGAGAGCTAGTAAGACGATATTTCTTCTTTCCACGTCGTTATCGTTTCATTTAACATGTTACATGCGGCTGCGCTCAATAACTTcttgttcatttttttaaaaaaacataagacataaagaatcttttatgttttttttcccttgaaaatattatgttaaaacaaataataaagagttcaaaaacataagattaaagaagaagctgAATTGATTGTTTTTTATCATCAAAAACAGCAAAGAAGCTGAACAACTTtatttgataaacaaaaaaaaatacaaaaatttaatataacaaGAGGTTGGTTACACGTAGGGATTAGTGTTGTGGGACGATGGGAGCTTCTTAATGAACTCTAATACAGCTTTCGCAGTGTTAGTGGCAGCCAATGATCCAAACTTTCTAACAGTGTTATCTCCTACTCCAGCTAAATCTGATAGCCCCCTTATCACAATTATCGGATACCCATTTGACACGCACGTCTGgtcaaatcaaaacacaaacaaacaaaaatatcactttaaatcaaatttattgacattaatgaataaaacatgaataataTTACTAGAAGTAGTATCAGTCGTCTTACCATAGCCACTGCAGAACTCTCCATATCTGACGAAGAAACCCCAAAACTGTTGTATAAGAAAGTTCTATAGGCTGCATTATCTACAAATATGTCAGCAGTGGCTGCTTTTAATCCGACCACCAATTTTGGTTTCTCTGGAAGACACAAACTTGCATTCACACACTGCAAAAGCTCCATCTTCTGCACCCATGCATATATACCatatatgaagaacaacccttTAACAATGGAACTACTGAAAAACTCTaatcttaaacaaatatatatcattgtCAACAAACCTCTAGACCAGCTGCAAGATGAAGCCACTCTTGAGTTGTATTGATCCAAAACACTTTCTGAGGTGAATTGATAGGACCATTGACTGAATATAATTCCTCGTAACTATATCCAATAGTCCCTAGCTCGTTTTTGCCATCTCCTCGTGGAACATTATAGTTCCCGACATCTAAGTAGGCTACATCCTCACCTCCCTTTGCTTTGTCTGGATTCTGTTTATTAGTCGTACCATAATCATCAGACAATATGAAGAAGCAACTAGTTATACATATCAATATCAAACACTTGtgtaaaatttagaaaaatcaCCAGCCAGTCCCACAAGCCAGCATTGGTGATTTGCTTAGGAATGCTCACATCTCCTATGGACATGGAGTTGTTTATATTTCCTGCAATACCAAAGTGAACGATCCCTTTCACATTGAACACATCTATCATCTGTTgtgttgctgctgctgcgtTCACCTGCATATATTTTTACAGAATTAACTTTTACCATCAAGAGGGTTGGTTTGATAtggatttaaaattattttcttatactaATATGTCCCTGTCCGTATTTTACTcactatattattaattaggaATTTAATTCAAAATGTATTAGCTTCTGACTTTTGAGTCCActaatttgatatttgttgtaaataatttttacagtatgtgtaatattaataaatatcttctaaaacatttaagaaaaataatttaaaataatattatttttatgttattttattatttaatatattatgtgcCCACACCTTGATTTGGCATGTGCTCATCATCCCTAGTACTGTACACTACTTTTTTAGGTaagaaaaataaccaaaataatctctttttttttttttttttttttttttNATGTTGTGGGTTACTACTCACCATTCCTATGCCACATCTGACATACACAACCTTCTTGCCATGAATTTTCCCAATCCGAAAACGTCTTCCTGCATTCATGTACACTCATAATCAGAAACTCCTAGCTTATATATGATCTCAAAGGAACTTAATTACTTCCatttaactaaaaaacaaaggaatatatataatgtaGAAAACAACAAGATCGATTCAAGAGGTAGATTAAGTTCATTAAGAGATACCAGAGAGATCCATGAAGGGACGAGTAGGGTCGGGTCTGAAGTCGACACTGCCGAGAAAAGCATCTTCTTCGGTCTCAAAGACAGTCACGAGGCCGATGTAAGGTCCTCTACGGTTGACTTTTCTGATGGTAATGGCGGATTCTAGTTTGCGTAAAGGTGTGGGCGACCCGTgtgaaaaagaaatgaagatgatgaagagcagaggaagaagacaattaAGAGTGTGGTCATGGGAAGCCATACTGATTGGTTGAAGGTTTGAGATTTAAATCCACAGCTAAGGAGGTATACGCATACATATATAGCAAGTCAAAACCAAGCCTCTACGAACGAGCGCGGCTGATCATCAGATGAGCGGAAACTAGTatgatgtttcttcttcccacGCAATTCTCGTTTGGTTGATTATTTATTTcatcaattaatattttaatctttatataaAATACGTTAAACATGCGatatttaaatattgaaaacaaaattgaccTTTACGCTTAGCATAGCTGCATGATTTAATTATAGTCGTGAATTCATTCATACTATAGAAGCAAACCCAATTGTTGTCAGTGATAATTTATACCTCTTTTCTAATTCTAAAGCTAGAGCCCACCGGCCCATTTATCTCACTCACTATAGGGAAGTAGAAGGAGGCAAGGAGCTGATGAATGTACCAGAGAAACAAATACCACTAGGGATCTCGACAGTTTAGTAGGCATTTTAGTTCACATCGTCCACCTATATTTGTTAGCTTTAATTGATATGATCCTATAAACTCAGGCAACATATTTCAATTTTGTGGTAGATGTACCTCATTACTCATTAGATCCGACGATTTAATTTAATTCTGTAACTAAACTTTAACTTCTGAGCTAATATACAATTCCCAAATTTTATAAGATAAGTATTTGtgtttaattctttttctctgaataaatttttaattttttctggtaacataaaataaaaataaaaaataaagatctgATATTTTTACGCCTTTGGTGGCGAAGCACGACGACGccactctctcttttctaactttttttttgtttctctcggAGCTGAAGAGagagttcatcttcttcttctctacggATCCAAAACAATGAATCGtctcctttctttcttctccctcGCTCTCATCGCTTTCCTCTGCCTCCATCATCGTGTtcacgcttcttcttcttcttccgactTCGAAGGTTTCGATGCTGAAGACGACGATGTCTCTGAAGACTCCAGTGAGCTTCACCACTCGCTTCGTCCTCCTCTCCTGACTCAGTCTGAGTCAACGGTTCTAGATCTGGAACCATCTCCCGAATCTGATTCTACTCctcctgtttcttcttctaaatcggATCCTCCTCCGACTCAGTCCGTGAAGCCTTCTTCGTCTATCTCCTTCGATTACTGGGATGAAGATGAGTTCGAAGGGTTGCCTGAGGAAGAGAAATCGACTGAATCTCCGGTTGTTTCCGATAACGCAACTCCTTCTTCCGATCCACAGACGCCAGATCTTGACTCTGCTTCAGAGACTTCGGATACTGAGGTTCCAAAGAAGAAGCAATCTTACGCGGTGGAGATCGTTTGCGTCTCTATCTTGATTGGTTACGCGATCAATTACTTCACAGGGAAACGTGAGAATGAGAATCTTGCTTTGGCTTGGGCTTCCAAATTTGGTCTTAAGGATACGATTTTTGAGAAGAACTTTAGTTTGCTTGGAGTTGGTGAAGGAGAGGACTCGCCTTTGTTGCTTAAAGAAGCGACGAATGTGTTTAAGTTCTACGCTAGTGGCCGTAGGTATTGCCATGGGCTATTGGCGACCATGGAGCTTAAGAGCAGACATGATTTGATCTCGAGGCTTTTTAACTCGGTGGTTCCTTGTAAAGATGAGATCAGTTTCGAGGTGTATATGAATGATGAATCTATGGATCACGTTGTGTTTGCGATGGCGAGGAAGAAGGCGGCGAAAACGATGCACAAGGAGCTGAGGGATCTACAGAGGTTTGGAGGAATGGTGCCTGTTCCCGGGGGGAGGAAGTGGGTAACTGATGAGTTAGCTGTGGTCTCTGAGTCCAAGGAGGTAGCTGGGGATATGATCTCTGACGTTGCACTTGATCAGGTCAGATACTTTAGTATCTTTTTGGGGGTTTTCTAGTTGTTTGATGGTTGACGATGATAgcagtttagtttagtttagtttagttttttcttgAACGTAGCCTAAATGTTTGATGGATGAACATGAAATATCATAGGTAGTCTACTGGTTAGATGCCTTGCCATCATTTGTGACTTGGGTTTTCTCTATGCTGAATTAGAAAAAGGAGCTATATTTACTCCAAAAAGGAGGTGCTTGATCAGAGTAAGAACTCCAATGATCAGTTAGCTTGACACTATAGCTGGGCAGTTAGCTTGAATCCAATTAGCATAGTCAAACTGTACAGAGATGTAGGGTGGAGGGAGATTTGTGATGTACTGCAAAATTCCTTAGGTTCCTCTTGTCATGATATATTTAGACTACATGGTCCTGATATGTTGAACAATCGCTACCTGAGTTTAGTGTGTATGATGTTCCTCtcctttttttcattaaaaagttTCTAAAGAGCATTTGATACTGTGTTTTTCTCTGATGCTTGATCACTAATCAAAGAGTATCATGCGTACATGACCATTAACAAATGCCATTTCTGTGCTGTGGCTACTATTTTATTGTCATAAATTTCGAAGATATATCTAAATTTGATTTGTCGATAGTGACACAGTTGCCTTGAGTGAATTGCTGCATAATTGTTGTCATCCACTCGGGCTATCTATGTCTGTAGATGTGGAAAATGGATATCGATTTTATTGGACTTGGATAGTTAAACTTTGCTTATTGTGATGCATGGTTTTTGTATCTCCTCAAATTATCTGTTGTACTAATCAGACTTTAATGATGCAATTGCGCTCTGCAGGTCTTTGGTGACAAGGCTTTCGAAAGGTTTGGGAAGTATTTCATCTCAATGCATTTTTCGGATCAACATCCTGGCAAACACCGGAAGATGCTGCTTTTCAAGTTTGCCCTGCCTGATGCTAAAAACATGGATGATATGGTTCGGCTGATAGCGCTAATTCCGTATTACATTGACTTAGTTGGACGCTACAAGCTCAGCTCCCAGGTATCGAGGCAAAGTTATTTTCACTTGCCCTTTTTGATCACTTAGTGGGACAAgttgaataaatttaaatttctgtTTGCAGGCAAAGAACAAAACTGACGGTGCTAGGCAGAAGGCCGCTCAAGAAACATACAAAGAACTTCAGAATGTGAGGCATGAGGCATTGATGAGAAAGAAAGccgaaaagaagaaaatattggaGGAGGCAGAGGCAAAGCTTAGCGCCGAGGCACTAAGGAAGAAAGAAGCTAAAGAACGTGCACGCCAGATGAAAAAGTCAATGCCAAAAGTTAAGATGAGTCGTGGCCACTAGACTCTCAAGTATAGGGAGGCATCTCTCTCATGCTTGCCGTTGAAATAGCTATTTCTTCCTCTACTCCTGTTTTAGTCCTCGATTAGATATTTTCTTACTTTCCATGAATCTCTCTACTTTTTTACTTCACTACGGTTATCCTTATAGTGGCACCGAGGCAGTGTTTCTGATAAGCCTCCAGAACCTCGTTCAATCATAATTTGAGTTTTGAAGTTGTAGGCTCTCGTTTCTTGTTCACTTAAGAAAGTAACATCCTTTAATCCTTTGTTCTCAGTCAGTTGTTCAAAAGATGTGTTACACTAGTAATCATatgattcaatttttgtttcatctcAAAAATCCGTTGAAAAATGAATGGATCgatcttattttttgttctatCGCTCAATGTCTCATTTCATCTCCGTGAAAGTTTCGTAACATAGACATATATGTTAGTCTCATTACAGAAACTAGTTAAACTCACAACGATCAAACATATATGTTAGTACTGTGATTAGTTGGGGTTGTTGATATAggcttatattttaaaaattaactgtaaaattgttttgattGATAATTGGATGTCACTTTTAAGAAAGTTGCAAGCCATATTTGATCATCAAATATGTATGCCTAGTTGcacttatttttattaatatgtcTTGGTTTTGTGTATCTTTCCCTTTGttcaatatatatgaaatatatatatatatatatatatatatcaaactacattttgtttttatgaatttAGATCTATATGTATATGGGTAATTATTAAAACTTATTTGATCAAAAATATGTATGCCTAGTTGCagttatttattaatatgtcttagttgttttagaaatcgctagacGCTGACGCTAGTCGGGCGGGCGGGATGGATCTAGCGCATaggaaaaaaattagagattatATGGGGATTAATCGAGGACTAAGTttagagttattttattaaattaataaaaatatagtactatatatatgtataattctgtttatgttaaaagaaaaatatcaaaaaaatataaaaatatagtactgtctttaaaattatggtaaacacataaaaacgtaatttttaaagaaaatttaatgatttttattaaaagtttgtacattagttattgtaaaacatcataaactcttaatttaaatgtctaaataacaaaaaaataataaaaaatattaatatttaattattgcatttttgTAATTCTTATATACTTTATGTAAGATTTCAACATGTGTGTAGCATATGCTATTatgtttataagaagttcaacatgtgtttatgatatatatatatatatgtaagatatgatgtatatatgtgatattttcgtttaaaaatatgatgaaatatttaacttttctattatctaaattgttcttaatttttttttttgggatattagtactacatatatattatgcctatattatgaacatcaaaatgtatagttttattttcaattctaCTTGTCATCCTTAAGATATGTCGTgtattttgcttttatattttattcattttaagataaataattcacatgaaattattatgtaactattttttaatttctattcacttattaatattattctaatcatatatcatttatcagtatatagttaattaacatatatatatatatatagataatatgtttatattaatttattaaaaccaaattattgtaaattttaaatatatataagttgggTTTTGGTCTTAGTTATACTGGTATAATTGTATAACtttcatatgatttttatatatgacttCATCAATCATCTCGAAAAAGTATCTTTAgttttcgattaatcatctcgaataatatttattttcataattatagGTAAGTTTTCTTGCATTTATTGAAGAGTGGAAAACTAttgaagaaaccaagaaaactataaaaccataattaagggaaattttttataatttttgtataagttttgaaaataagtatttaaaagaatttatatgtaatataaactattaaataatcaatttattcaataatttactaaacttctttaaaaatatataattatattttattatattaatttcaaaccCACACATTCATTATCTAGTGATATATATAACTTTCCTTCCTTATATGCGGATCATTCTAGGAGAGATACTGAGCCTGAGTTCTTAAGAATCCATTGCCTCCCAATATCTTACTTGCGTGTCGGATGCATATTTTACTCAACCACTGCGAGTGTTGAGACAGAACGGCTATAACTTATTTTTAACTGCTAAGCCGCAGACAAGTGTGGCTCTGAGAAACAATGTAATGCATGTATGGCGTTGGGAACGGCTATAATTTACTCAACCTTCCTTTTTTGTTTAGAGAGATCTTATGCTGCATTCACATGTGAGATTGATTGGAAGTTGAGCCTAGAAATGGTGTGTTCTAGCTTCTCTGAGAATTGTCATGAGatatatttacaaaagttgTCCAACCAAGTTTACAAAGTCATATTTATGTTTGACTTATGATTTTCTTTCCATAACTCTCTCGTCAGAAAATTGTTAAATATAATTCTTAATCTAGTCGTATTATTTATGATAGAGATAATGTATTTGAAAACTGATCCAATCAAATGACTCCATGCAATATTGAGTTTGGTctatgtatttttcttctttgtttgatcTGAAGCTGTTGCAATAttgagtttttggttttcattttatcCACTCaaatgaattttgaaatttgctgcaagaaaaacaacattGCTTCCACTTACGGCAATGTTTTTCTCATCgaataaacaatcaaataaaaaaattaattatttctattaatatacAATAGTTTGCAAAACAATCATTTTTGAACTTCTTCACATAAATTGCAGTAGTTTTGCTTAAACTTGGCACACTATTTTCCTAACTTCTGCATAATATTTCCATTCTCTAAGTAACTCAATATATTTGTATGAATCAAAACCCAAACAAGTGTGCATACAAAGTACAAATGTCTACTTTTGCCTaaagttataaatatatatatatatatatatatttattatgaatattatatttaaataaagtttactaaaatatatcatttatacTGGGAAATACTATATGGCTCTATCCAACTTTTCACTTACCACCTCTCTTAAGTCTTGGTTCAGCCACTCACGTAACACTAacacacaaattcaaaacccaCCCATCGAATCAAATATG from the Camelina sativa cultivar DH55 chromosome 12, Cs, whole genome shotgun sequence genome contains:
- the LOC104731018 gene encoding bark storage protein A-like isoform X2 — its product is MASHDHTLNCLLPLLFIIFISFSHGSPTPLRKLESAITIRKVNRRGPYIGLVTVFETEEDAFLGSVDFRPDPTRPFMDLSGRRFRIGKIHGKKVVYVRCGIGMVNAAAATQQMIDVFNVKGIVHFGIAGNINNSMSIGDNPDKAKGGEDVAYLDVGNYNVPRGDGKNELGTIGYSYEELYSVNGPINSPQKVFWINTTQEWLHLAAGLEKMELLQCVNASLCLPEKPKLVVGLKAATADIFVDNAAYRTFLYNSFGVSSSDMESSAVAMTCVSNGYPIIVIRGLSDLAGVGDNTVRKFGSLAATNTAKAVLEFIKKLPSSHNTNPYV
- the LOC104731018 gene encoding bark storage protein A-like isoform X1 → MASHDHTLNCLLPLLFIIFISFSHGSPTPLRKLESAITIRKVNRRGPYIGLVTVFETEEDAFLGSVDFRPDPTRPFMDLSGRRFRIGKIHGKKVVYVRCGIGMVNAAAATQQMIDVFNVKGIVHFGIAGNINNSMSIGDVSIPKQITNAGLWDWLNPDKAKGGEDVAYLDVGNYNVPRGDGKNELGTIGYSYEELYSVNGPINSPQKVFWINTTQEWLHLAAGLEKMELLQCVNASLCLPEKPKLVVGLKAATADIFVDNAAYRTFLYNSFGVSSSDMESSAVAMTCVSNGYPIIVIRGLSDLAGVGDNTVRKFGSLAATNTAKAVLEFIKKLPSSHNTNPYV
- the LOC104731019 gene encoding uncharacterized protein At5g49945, whose translation is MNRLLSFFSLALIAFLCLHHRVHASSSSSDFEGFDAEDDDVSEDSSELHHSLRPPLLTQSESTVLDLEPSPESDSTPPVSSSKSDPPPTQSVKPSSSISFDYWDEDEFEGLPEEEKSTESPVVSDNATPSSDPQTPDLDSASETSDTEVPKKKQSYAVEIVCVSILIGYAINYFTGKRENENLALAWASKFGLKDTIFEKNFSLLGVGEGEDSPLLLKEATNVFKFYASGRRYCHGLLATMELKSRHDLISRLFNSVVPCKDEISFEVYMNDESMDHVVFAMARKKAAKTMHKELRDLQRFGGMVPVPGGRKWVTDELAVVSESKEVAGDMISDVALDQVFGDKAFERFGKYFISMHFSDQHPGKHRKMLLFKFALPDAKNMDDMVRLIALIPYYIDLVGRYKLSSQAKNKTDGARQKAAQETYKELQNVRHEALMRKKAEKKKILEEAEAKLSAEALRKKEAKERARQMKKSMPKVKMSRGH